Within Methanomicrobiales archaeon, the genomic segment CACGAGGTGGTCGCGGAAGTGCGCATCCTCCGCCACCGTGCAGAGGATCTCGTAGGTGCTCCTGATGGGATCCTGGACAAATGCCTTCGGGTTCACGGAAGCGGCAAGAGTGTAGTCCAGCGAGGTGATCACCTCCTCGTAACCGGCAACAATGCCCGCGAGGATGTTGTTCATGGTTCCTTTTGTCCTCGTCTCCGCCCCGTAGGCACGACAGGTCAGCAGTGCCTTCAGGAACAGGATTGACTCCGGTTTGGTCACAGAGTTGAGTGTGACTACCGAGGGGAAGTTCGCGAGCGGAACCACGTTTTCCGTGCTTCCCAGCGCCTGGCCCGTGGACTGCGTTGCCGTATTCACCGCGTTGAATGTCAGGGTCTCGGCGATCTCCTCGTACGGCTCGATGGAGTATGCCGTGCTGTAGGAGGCCCTGTGCTTGATGTTGAATCTCCCCTCTCTCGTGGATTCTGTGGAGACAGACCCGAACAGCACGCACCTCGGACATTTCTGGCAGAGAGCATCCTTCAGCTCGCACGTCTTCTGCTCATCGTCCAGGGTCTTCTCGTCCGCGAGGCTCCGCAGAAGTGCAGCGAAGTGCCGGCTCTCTGCTGCCTTCTGCTTTGAAGCAAACATGGCCACCCGCTGTATGGAGACGGGGTCCTCTCTGTGCCGGGGAAGGGTCACGATGTTCAATTCCCGGGTC encodes:
- the cas7d gene encoding type I-D CRISPR-associated protein Cas7/Csc2, with amino-acid sequence MSEMPELPKLDYIFLDEIPLYRRSNTLQLLLLRQTHDYTIFRTEETRELNIVTLPRHREDPVSIQRVAMFASKQKAAESRHFAALLRSLADEKTLDDEQKTCELKDALCQKCPRCVLFGSVSTESTREGRFNIKHRASYSTAYSIEPYEEIAETLTFNAVNTATQSTGQALGSTENVVPLANFPSVVTLNSVTKPESILFLKALLTCRAYGAETRTKGTMNNILAGIVAGYEEVITSLDYTLAASVNPKAFVQDPIRSTYEILCTVAEDAHFRDHLVILSPEEVEEFRKVIAAYEPDDVFMRNLYGDAKAFFDKIGKYEKASKKASKEEK